The following proteins come from a genomic window of Nothobranchius furzeri strain GRZ-AD chromosome 1, NfurGRZ-RIMD1, whole genome shotgun sequence:
- the LOC129160896 gene encoding transmembrane protein 271, with amino-acid sequence MKLSGSGVCTVCSSTLLFVCALSEVVVGLRCVSLGSTVKAQFHLGAAAGAFYSGLLVGVGQVLLGSALICCTEKPGCRNFFLLGVVVFLLGVLTAFSGAVVDGDTASLVDRKFSHYCFHIVNPSCEQLREYQRSLVISTVLSTLECLLGLITLVAIKRYKAAQFSRSRPSQRRSAGAIVFSEEQDCSSSGFQPVSYINLGVFNVLDETGAEVQRGGHQSIELPGYSPSDSNLNHCFPFSYPIPSELPPAYEDIFPAETSNT; translated from the coding sequence ATGAAGTTGAGTGGGAGCGGAGTGTGCACCGTGTGCTCCAGCACCCTCCTCTTCGTGTGCGCCCTGAGCGAAGTTGTGGTTGGATTACGATGCGTCTCGCTGGGATCCACGGTGAAGGCGCAGTTCCACCTCGGCGCCGCGGCCGGGGCGTTCTACTCCGGGCTACTTGTGGGAGTCGGCCAGGTCCTTCTGGGCTCCGCGCTCATCTGCTGCACGGAGAAACCGGGTTGCAGGAATTTCTTTCTCCTGGGTGTTGTTGTCTTCTTGCTGGGAGTCCTCACCGCCTTCTCCGGCGCCGTTGTGGACGGGGACACTGCTTCTCTAGTGGACAGGAAGTTCTCCCACTACTGCTTCCACATTGTGAACCCTTCTTGCGAGCAGCTGAGGGAGTACCAGCGGAGTCTGGTCATCTCCACTGTTCTCAGCACCTTGGAGTGTCTCCTAGGTCTCATCACCCTAGTGGCTATCAAACGGTACAAGGCGGCGCAGTTCTCCCGGAGCAGACCGAGCCAGCGGCGGAGCGCCGGGGCCATCGTCTTCAGTGAGGAGCAGGACTGCTCCTCCTCCGGGTTCCAGCCCGTCTCCTACATCAACCTGGGGGTTTTTAACGTGCTGGATGAAACAGGGGCCGAGGTGCAGCGTGGAGGACACCAGTCCATCGAGCTGCCGGGATACTCCCCCTCAGACTCGAATCTCAATCACTGCTTCCCCTTCTCCTACCCCATTCCCAGCGAGCTGCCGCCCGCTTACGAGGACATCTTCCCCGCAGAGACAAGCAACACATAG